The segment CACAGCGGCCCCCAAGTAAGTAATCGGAAGCTGCTCGCCGCAGTGGCCGCATCCATCATTCGTTACGGCGCACCCGTCTGGGCGGAAGCCACGGACCTGCAGTGGTGCAGACGGATTTTGGATCGCGTGCAGCGCCCCCTGGCCCAGGGCATTACGAGCGCCTTCCACTCAACGAGCTGCGAAGTAGCGGTAGTTCTAGCTGGGGAACTGCCCTACCACCTCCTGGCGAAGGAAGACGCCCGCTGCTACAATCGACAGCAGTCCAGCCCGGACAGCAGTCGAGAGGCGATTCGccaggaggagaaggagacaTCGCTGCAGCTGTGGCAGCAATAGTGGGACGACGTGGCGGCAAACAACACCAGCCGCTACTTACGTTGGGCCCACCGACAAGTGCCAGACGTGCGCCTGTGGACGGGACGGAAGCCTGGGGAGGTGGATTTCTACCTCTCCCAGATTCTCAGTGGACACGCCTTCGTACACGAGTTTCTGCACGTGTTCGGCTTTGCTCCGTCCCCGGATTGTCCCAGGTGCGCAGGGTCGGTCGAGTCGGTGGCCCACGTAATGTTCGAGTGTCGCGGAGAAGGCCCTGGTGCGTGGTGCGAGCATTGGTTACCCGCCGAGTATCGGCAGGcgttccacaggggtccatatTGGGCCCCACACTGTGGAACATGGTCATCATGTACCACATGTCGACGGCGTGCTAGCCGTAGAGCTCCCtgagggcgcctccatcgtggGATTCGCCGACGATCTTGCGATCCTGGCAGCGGGGACAACCCCGCTCTGTCCCCGGAATGTCCCAGGTGCGCAGGGTCGGTCGAGGTGGATTGCGATGCCGAGGTGGTATCAGCGGTGTTGGCACGCACAGCGCCCAACGATGCAGCGGAGTCGACAGGGGAGGTTGAGGAAGAGAAGGCCAGTCCTCCAGTGCCACCATTCCCCCCGCGTAGCCGAGGATTGCCTCCCTCCCCGAGAACACTGGAGTCTCCGCCGGCGCAACCgcatgcagcagcagtaccgcaGAAGACATCTGGCCGGCGAACTTGGAGTGGTTCCGCAGGGTCGCCAGCGACGCGGCAGAGGAACTCGAACGGCGTCGGCTCAACAGGCGGCGTAACAGTCGAGAGAGAAGGCAACGGCGGCTGGATCAAGGCAGCACGGAGGTCGAGGCTCAGCCTCCCCCATGGAACGCTTGCTCGTTCCGATCCCTTTACACACGTTGGAGGTACACGTTGGAGGACGTGAAGACAATCTATTGCCAGCGCCATGCAAGCATAGGGAGTCCCGAACAGCCTCCAACGAATGCTTGGGAACTATTTCGAAGgcgatgttgttttttcgatATAAGGGAAGGCTCCGTCGCATGTCAGCGCCGAcgttccacaggggtccaaTTTGGGCCCTACCCTGTGGAATGTTATGTACGACGAGGTGCTGTATGTGCCGCTATCCCTCGGCGTCTTGGAATCATCGGGTATGCGGATGAGCTGGCACTGCTGATCCCAAGTACCACCACTGACGTGGTGTACGCAACAACAGAGGAAGCCGTGGTCCCTTCCAAATCACCTACGCTACTCTCAATTCCAGCTACCACCCATCTTATCCAACGCTCATAACCCACCTTCGCTGCCCATCCAACCCTATCTCGCTACCCATTAAACTCAACTCTCACAATCATCCTATCCTTAACCGGGCAATTATCCCAATAAAAGGTCTGCAGTGCCGGAATCGCAACCCCGTATGCAAGCGGAGTAAGTAAACGCTACACTGTTCTTAGGGAAGAACGGAACTGACTTTATTCATTCAATTCTACGCCGCTATCTTTCACTAGCGATGCCTAATCCTAATTTTCCTAATCCTAGTTTCCTTATGCCCTATGTCCTTATGATGAATACCCCCACCCTTATTTTAATGTGACTTCTATGCCCACGCACTTTACGCGCGCATCCTAATTACTAACACTACTTAAACTACTAATCGCACTAGCTGTCCTAATCTATAAAGTGGGCGTGGCCTTCCTATCTAATCCTATGCTATAGTTCATCCTACTTCCGAATTCAAAACAAATGCCATCCTCTCGGTTCGCCAAAACAAATGTTCATCAGGAAACGCAGAACGAATGCTGCCTATAAGGCAACACTTTGTGTATCACACAACTGGAAACAAATCGTGAATAAAGTGCATTCCTTGTTATAGCGTACAAGCATTCACAGGCCTTTACATTTGGTTTACTGTTCCGTTTGTACTCGTTATTCCGTTATCATTTTGTACTCGTTATTCCACCGTGTGTCTTTCTACTTCGAATAGTGTCGGCGGCTACTACTGAGAGTCCAGCGGAAAGCCGTCATCAGGGTGGCACGGACATTCCGTACCGGCAGGTATgctctgtccctctcatgttaatggtgaagatagaatcgtatgccatcggctctTCATGCGGGCGTGGGCATcaccgttcaaatagacatagagcgacaaTTTTACAAAGTGAGCTACTCATCTCGCGCGACATTTCTGCTTCACCCGAAACAATCGAATTATTCAGTTTGTTTACGAGCCAGATTAATACCAAACGCAAGAAAATagttttgaacacattttaacttattttttgttatttcaaaCATAAATCAAGTTGGTTGACTGggtcaaatgagctactttgatctacgcGGAGTGAAATGTTGAGCTATTTTTTGTCGTGCTAGTTTTTTTCCGTACTTCCGCCTCTTACCTCTTAACCTTCCTACCTAACCTTCCTCACCCTCCTAACGCTCCTACTCCTCCTAACCTTAACAATCCTTCCATACCCTGCCAAACCACCCACGTTACCCACACTTCGAACCTTACTACCcatccaat is part of the Anopheles gambiae chromosome X, idAnoGambNW_F1_1, whole genome shotgun sequence genome and harbors:
- the LOC133391100 gene encoding uncharacterized protein LOC133391100; this encodes MVADKALRVVRALRGIMRNHSGPQVSNRKLLAAVAASIIRYGAPVWAEATDLQWCRRILDRVQRPLAQGITSAFHSTSCEVAVVLAGELPYHLLAKEDARCYNRQQSSPDSSREAIRQEEKETSLQLWQQ